Proteins co-encoded in one Nicotiana sylvestris chromosome 7, ASM39365v2, whole genome shotgun sequence genomic window:
- the LOC104234672 gene encoding transcription factor PAR1 yields the protein MESSCNSEETTTTVATLSRKDQKMTQKNSKRQKRMRNNVKKVLKESSSNCNTDNAGNNQEEDDDKAEVEEKIMALQKIVPGGESLGVDMLFEETAGYILALQCQIKTLKVLASFVEGSEKERMKLGG from the coding sequence ATGGAGAGCAGTTGTAACAGTGAAGAGACAACAACAACAGTAGCCACATTATCAAGAAAAGATCAGAAAATGACTCAAAAAAACTCCAAGAGGCAAAAGAGGATGAGAAATAATGTGAAGAAGGTGTTAAAAGAAAGTAGTAGTAATTGCAATACTGATAATGCAGGGAATAatcaagaagaagatgatgacaaGGCTGAGGTGGAGGAGAAAATCATGgcattacaaaaaatagtaccagGAGGAGAATCACTTGGTGTTGATATGCTCTTCGAAGAAACTGCTGGTTATATTTTGGCATTGCAATGTCAAATCAAAACACTCAAAGTTCTTGCTAGCTTTGTTGAAGGCTCTGAGAAGGAAAGGATGAAGCTTGGAGGTTGA